GCCCGTGGGCGACGTAACCGCGGCGGGCGCCGTCGTCTTCGTCGGTTCGTACCAAGGCGGCGTGTTCGCGCTGGATGCCGAATCCGGTACGACTCTGTGGTCGAACCCGGCAGTCCTCGGCGTGAGTGAGCTGACCCTGTGGCATGAGCCGGCCCATGCGCCATCCAGTGGGGAGGGTCCCCAGGTGCCCGAGCAGAAGCTGTTGCTCGCGAGCACCGGCGTCACGGGCCTGTGGGCACTCGATCCCGAGAACGGCAAGGAGCAGTGGCGCTCCAGCTTGCCGAAGGGCGGCGTCTCGGCGCCGGTGCCGATTCAGGGCGCGCTGCTCGTCAGCGCGAGCCAACTCGGCGTGTTCCTGGTGTCGCCGGTGGATGGCAGCGTCATCGACGGCATCCACATGGCGGACGGTTCCTCCGCCACGCCCGCGGCCTTCGGGCGCCGCGCCTACGTGCTCAGCAACCACGGCGACCTCATCAGCCTGTACATCGCACCGCCGCGGGGCTGAGCTTCGGGCTCGTCGCCTCGGATAGAGTTGCTTGGGGTTGGGTCTCGACGCGCGGCTGCAGGCCGCCGGTCGAGCGCGGACGGTGGGAGTGAGTGGGCGCCGAGCAGGTGCCACCGCGGCAGTACGGCACGGACGCCGTCGGCGGCCCCAAGCAGTCGCCATGAGCGGACCGGGGCGGCATGCGGAAGCGGTTCCACTAGCCCGGTCCCCGTATTCAAAAAGTTAACATAATGTATCTTATGCGAACTAAGAATCAGGGGTTTCCTCGAAGGTTCTGGACTCGCCCCCGCGCAGCTGGGTCGGCGCGACCCCGCGATTGAGTGCACAAATAGGTGCCGCGCGGCGGCGGCAAACGTCCGCCCGTGGCAGGCCCGTGTCAGAGCACGAACTGATCGTCGAGCCCGAGCACGGTCAGGTTCACGCCCTTGAGCTTGGCGCACTCCTGCTCCACCTCGGACTGGAACACAGGCTTGATGTGATAGAGCAACGTCGGCAGATCCTTGGGAGCGCCGTACTTCTTGAGATCCTGAGCCAGCGTGCGCGGCGTGTGATGCCCACTGACCGTGGCGAGCTTCTGCTCGCGATTCGGAAAGCTCACCTCCATGAGCAGCGCCTTGAGACGCTCCTCACGCCGAAGTAGCTCCCAGAAACGATTCGTGGGGCCCGTGTCCCCGCTGTACGCGATGGTCGCGTCCGGTCCCCGAACGATGAAGCCGGCGCTTTCGATGGTGTGATCGACCATCACGCTCTGCACTTCATAGTCGCCAACCATGGTGGGTTTCTCGGGCTTGAGCTCGACGAACTTGATCGTGGGATGTGCCTTCGTCGGGATTTGCGAGAAGTCTGGCCAAATCAGGTTGTTGAAGAAGTGCTTCTTCAGCGCCGAAATCGTGCCCTTGGTCGCCGCCACGACCAAAGGCTCGCACTCGGCCTGACAGCGATTGTCCGCTATCGTGGCGAGATCGCGGATGTGGTCCAGATGCGCGTGGCTGACGAGCACCGCCCCGAGGCGGAACTGCAGTCGCAGGTCCAGACCCGCGGTCAGAGAGCCAGCGTCCAGGGCCATGCGTTCGTCGATCACGAAGGCGCTCGTGCGATGATTCGGCGTCTCGCCGCCATGGCAGCCTACGACGCGCAGCTCCATCAGCCCGCGGCCTTTCGAGCCCCAAGGGCGCGGGACGGACTGGGATCGAGCCGCGCGTGGGGTCCCATGGCCATGTACCCGGGAGCATATCGCCGCTCGCGCCGTTCGGTCAAAACCGCCGCGTTTGCGCGGTCCTAGAGCGGTTTTCGCGCAACAGGCTCCGGGGGCGCGCCAAAGCCCTTGCCCAAGACAGAAAAACCAGCTAGTTACGCCCGCCCGAGCCCGGACCGCGCTTGCTGCGGCCGTGGCTGGCTCTTAAGTTTCCACCTCAGTTTCCCTTATTGGGGGATCGTCTAACGGCAGGACGCAAGATTCTGGTTCTTGTTATCTAGGTTCGAATCCTAGTCCCCCAGCAACGCTTTTTCACAACCGGCCCCATCGTCTAGTGGTTTAGGACATCGGCCTCTCACGCCGGTAACACGAGTTCGAATCTCGTTGGGGTCACCAAGGCCCGGGCAATGCGCTCGGGCCTTCGTTTTTGTCGTGTCATCCCCCGACCGCCCGCAGCGCAAGCCCCGGCAATCCACTCCGGACGAGATCCTCCGCGCCGCGCGCGAGGAGCGCTGGGAAGCCCGGCGCCTGCCGCTCATGTTCACGGCCGTCTTGGGGCTCGTGTTGGTCTCACGCTTGGACGCGCTTCGGGGCGTAGCCGGAGTCGGCTTTGGAATGGGGTTCCCGGTGCTGTGCGCCGGACTGGCCGTCCGACCCTTCCGCGACGTCACGCTCTGGGTCCCTGCCCTGGTGCTAGCGCTGCTCTTGGCCGCCGCGAGCGTCGCTCAGCTCAGCGTCGTCTTTGCGCCGGACACCGCCGCCGCGAAGGTCCTGCTCGGGGTCCTGGCGCTCGCACCCGTCGCGGGCGCTGCGCTGCAAGCCCGCGGTGCTCTCGCCGGCGTGCGCTCCTTCGCGGCCGCTTGGTTCGGGATCGGCGCTCTTTTCAGCTACTACTTTGCCGACCATCGCAGCGCCGGGCACGACGCCATGGATGCCGTGCTAGCCGCGGGCCTGGTTTCGCTCTTCGTCGGTGGCGGCGTTGGCTTCGCGCTCGGCGCCATCGCAACCGCCATCGCGCGAAGACTCCAGCGCTGAAGTCGCTAGCGGTAGGCCGGCCCTGCTTCGGACCGCCCCGTCAGGGCGTCCAGGGCGGCAAGGAACGCGTCGACGGCCTCGGCGGTCACGTCGTAGTTGGCTGCACCGCAGGTTGCGACCAGGCGCTCTTGCGTGAGCGCGAGCGCCGTCGCGCAACCCCGCAAGTCCATCAGAGCCTGCCGCACGTGGGGCGTGAGCAGGCTCCGCACTCGATACGCGAAGCCGCGGACGAGCAGGGCCTCGTCGAACCCTGGGTCGTCAAAGGTGAGCTCGGGTTTCGAGAAGAACTCGAGGTAATCCGACTCCTGCAGGATCCGCACGGACAGCTCGAAATCAAAGGGCCTAGTGAACTCCGCGCCCAACTCCACCTCGTCACTACCAAGTCGGCAGCTGATGGTCGCCCGCGGATGCATCAACACGTAGTGCCCCTCGTCCGAGGCCTTGCGAAACTCCCGGTTCAGTAGCGCGACGCCGCGATCGGTCATGGCGCGGGCC
This genomic stretch from Polyangiaceae bacterium harbors:
- a CDS encoding 3',5'-cyclic-nucleotide phosphodiesterase → MELRVVGCHGGETPNHRTSAFVIDERMALDAGSLTAGLDLRLQFRLGAVLVSHAHLDHIRDLATIADNRCQAECEPLVVAATKGTISALKKHFFNNLIWPDFSQIPTKAHPTIKFVELKPEKPTMVGDYEVQSVMVDHTIESAGFIVRGPDATIAYSGDTGPTNRFWELLRREERLKALLMEVSFPNREQKLATVSGHHTPRTLAQDLKKYGAPKDLPTLLYHIKPVFQSEVEQECAKLKGVNLTVLGLDDQFVL